Proteins co-encoded in one Callospermophilus lateralis isolate mCalLat2 chromosome 2, mCalLat2.hap1, whole genome shotgun sequence genomic window:
- the Ccin gene encoding calicin codes for MKLEFTEKNYNSFVLQNLNKQRKRKEYWDMALTVDHHVFFAHRNVLAAVSPLVKSLISSNDMKTTDELFITIDPNYLSPATVDQLLDYFYSGKVVISEQNVEELLRGAQYFNTPRLRIHCNDFLIKSIRRANCLRYLFLAELFELKEVSDLAYSGIRDNFHYWASPEGSMNFMRCPPVIFGRLLRDENLHVLNEDQALSALVNWVYFRKEEREKYFKKFFNYINLNAVSNKTLMFASNKLMGMENSSAHVTLIESVLMDRKQERPCSLLSYQRKGALLDSVVILGGQKAHGKFNDGVFAYIIQENLWLKLSEMPYRAAALSATSAGRYIYISGGTTEQISGLKTAWRYDMDDNSWTKLPDLPIGLVFHTMVTCGGTVYSVGGSIAPRRYVSNIYRYDERKECWCLAGKMSIPMDGTAVITKGDRNLYIVTGRCLVKGYISRVGVVDCFDTTTGDVVQCITFPIEFNHRPLLSFHQDNILCVHSHRQSVEINLQKIKANKTTTSVPLLPNNCPLDVSHAICSIGDNKVFVCGGVTTASDVQTKDYTINPNAYLLDQKTGEWKTLASPPEALDCPACCLAKLPCKILQRI; via the coding sequence ATGAAATTGGAATTCACAGAGAAAAACTACAATAGCTTTGTGCTGCAGAACCTGAACAAACAAAGGAAACGCAAAGAGTACTGGGACATGGCCCTCACCGTGGACCACCATGTCTTCTTTGCACATCGGAATGTACTGGCAGCTGTCTCTCCATTGGTGAAGAGCCTCATCTCCAGCAATGACATGAAAACCACCGATGAACTCTTCATCACCATTGACCCCAACTACCTGAGTCCAGCCACAGTGGACCAGCTCCTGGACTACTTCTACAGTGGCAAGGTGGTGATCTCAGAACAGAACGTGGAGGAACTGCTCCGGGGAGCCCAGTATTTCAACACACCACGCCTTCGGATCCACTGCAATGACTTCCTTATTAAGTCTATCCGCCGTGCCAATTGCTTGCGCTACCTCTTCTTAGCCGAGTTGTTTGAGCTCAAAGAGGTATCAGACTTGGCCTACTCTGGCATTCGTGACAACTTCCACTACTGGGCCAGTCCTGAGGGCTCCATGAACTTCATGCGCTGCCCGCCTGTCATCTTTGGCCGCCTACTCCGTGATGAAAACCTTCATGTGCTCAATGAGGACCAGGCTCTCAGTGCACTTGTCAATTGGGTGTACTTCCGGAAAGAGGAGCGGGAGAaatatttcaagaagttcttcaaTTATATCAATCTCAATGCTGTCTCCAACAAGACACTGATGTTTGCCAGCAACAAGCTGATGGGCATGGAGAACAGCTCAGCCCATGTGACCCTGATTGAGAGTGTCCTGATGGATCGAAAGCAGGAGCGGCCATGCAGCCTGCTGAGCTACCAGCGGAAAGGGGCCCTGCTTGATTCTGTGGTCATCCTTGGTGGTCAGAAGGCCCATGGCAAGTTCAATGATGGAGTGTTTGCCTATATCATCCAGGAGAACCTGTGGTTGAAGCTCTCAGAGATGCCCTACCGGGCAGCAGCACTAAGTGCCACTTCTGCTGGTCGCTATATCTATATCTCTGGTGGCACCACTGAGCAGATTTCAGGGCTGAAGACAGCCTGGCGGTATGACATGGATGACAACTCCTGGACCAAGTTGCCTGATTTGCCCATTGGGCTTGTCTTTCATACCATGGTGACCTGTGGGGGGACAGTATACTCAGTGGGTGGAAGCATTGCTCCAAGGCGGTACGTCTCCAACATCTATCGTTATGATGAGCGCAAGGAATGTTGGTGCCTGGCAGGGAAAATGAGTATCCCTATGGATGGCACAGCTGTGATTACCAAGGGTGACCGGAACCTGTACATTGTCACTGGGCGGTGCTTGGTGAAAGGCTACATCTCCCGGGTTGGCGTAGTAGATTGCTTTGACACCACCACTGGGGACGTGGTTCAGTGTATTACTTTCCCCATTGAGTTCAACCACCGGCCTCTGCTCTCTTTCCATCAGGACAATATCCTTTGTGTGCACAGCCACCGGCAGAGTGTAGAAATCAACCTGCAGAAGATAAAGGCCAACAAGACGACCACCTCGGTGCCTCTCTTGCCCAACAACTGTCCCTTGGATGTGTCCCATGCTATATGCTCCATTGGAGACAACAAGGTGTTTGTATGTGGGGGTGTCACCACAGCCAGTGATGTCCAGACAAAGGACTACACCATCAATCCAAACGCGTATTTGCTGGACCAAAAGACAGGCGAGTGGAAGACCCTGGCCTCACCACCAGAGGCACTGGACTGTCCCGCCTGCTGTCTAGCCAAACTACCTTGCAAGATTCTTCAAAGGATTTAA